One genomic window of Lytechinus variegatus isolate NC3 chromosome 1, Lvar_3.0, whole genome shotgun sequence includes the following:
- the LOC121415686 gene encoding uncharacterized protein LOC121415686: MKKVGKRSMRCSRAESSKAFINIGPVGTNLPEYLENCQQKQPFVLALGDILKPEQVFVICDGAALEAMSLIHGVDLCFKAIYILWVNYPWEAANTYDFLQKVIYKMDDGNPNCKTTTPSSTMWATTFKVLFKQGTTKLSNFCVQSQWDMRRQICFRDK, encoded by the exons ATGAAGAAGGTGGGGAAGCGTAGTATGAGATGCAGCAGGGCAGAATCATCCAAAGCCTTCATCAACATCGGCCca gtGGGGACAAACCTTCCAGAGTACCTAGAGAACTGCCAGCAAAAGCAACCTTTTGTGCTCGCCCTTGGGGACATCCTCAAGCCAGAGCAAGTGTTCGTTATTTGCGATGGTGCTGCCTTGGAAGCAATGTCCCTCATTCACGGAGTGGACCTTTGCTTTAAGGCCATCTATATTCTGTGGGTAAATTATCCTTGGGAGGCAGCCAACACTTATGACTTTCTGCAGAAAGTCATTTACAAGATGGATGATGGAAACCCCAACTGCAAGACCACAACGCCATCTAGTACC ATGTGGGCTACTACCTTTAAAGTCTTATTCAAACAAGGCACGACAAAGCTCAGCAacttttgtgtacaaagtcaatgggataTGAGGCGTCAAATATGTTTCAGAGACAAGTGA